In a single window of the Panthera leo isolate Ple1 chromosome A1, P.leo_Ple1_pat1.1, whole genome shotgun sequence genome:
- the AGGF1 gene encoding angiogenic factor with G patch and FHA domains 1 translates to MASEAASPSLSPSSPPSPEPELAQLRRKVEKLECELRSCKRQVREIEKLLHHTERLYQSAESNNQELRTQVEELSKILHCERNEDNKKSDVEVQTENHPPWSISDYYYQTYYKDVSLPNKVTELSVHQDQDIEASTFNSEDQSQVENDAYAGTDITEHVKCTEDHFASNSQEPASVLATEDTSLEGSSLAESLRAAAEAAVSQTGFSYDENTGLYFDHSTGFYYDSENQLYYDPSTGIYYYCDVESGRYQFHSRVDLQPYQTCGTKQNKDKKLKKKRKDPDSSITNEEKDLNSEDQKASSVEHIGCSEGEDFANVKKKAKMDIHYKNSPTKFTVPVSGKTVESSLNENIYNSMSFKDEKIMETDSEPEEGEITDSQTEDSYDEDITSEDNVTAEDTEDEDEEKIWPPCIRVIVIRSPVLETGSLFIITAVNPATIGREKDMEHTLRIPEVGVSKFHAEIYFDHDLQSYVLVDQGSQNGTIVNGKQILQPKTKCDPYVLEHGDEVKIGETVLSFHIHPGSDTCDGCEPGQVRAHLRLDKKDESFVGPALSKEEKELERRKELKKIRVKYGLQNTDYEDEKALKNPKYKDRAGKRREQVGSEGTFQRDDAPASVHSEITDSNKGRKMLEKMGWKKGEGLGKDGGGMKIPIQLQLRRTHAGLGTGKPSSIEDIHLLQNKSKKNWEKARERFAENFPETKSQKDVPATVPWVKGTVE, encoded by the exons ATGGCCTCCGAGGCTGCGTCGCCTTCGCTGTCGCCGTCGTCACCACCCTCCCCCGAGCCTGAACTGGCCCAGCTGAGGCGGAAGGTGGAGAAGTTGGAATGCGAGTTGCGGAGCTGCAAGCGGCAGGTGCGGGAGATCGAGAAGCTGCTGCATCACACGGAGCGGCTGTACCAGAGCGCGGAGAGCAACAACCAGGAGCTCCGCACCCAG gtaGAAGAGCTCAGTAAAATACTCCATTGTGAgagaaatgaggataataaaaagTCTGATGTAGAAGTACAAACGGAGAACCACCCTCCTTGGTCAATCTCAG ATTATTATTATCAGACATACTATAAGGATGTTAGTCTTCCAAATAAAGTGACTGAACTCTCAGTTCACCAAGATCAGGATATCGAAGCTTCTACTTTTAATTCTGAAGACCAGTCACAAGTAGAAAATGATGCTTACGCTGGTACTGATATAACAGAACATGTTAAATGTACGGAAGACCATTTTGCCTCAAATTCACAG GAGCCAGCGTCCGTATTAGCAACAGAAGATACATCCTTAGAAGGTTCTTCTTTAGCTGAAAGTTTGAGAGCTGCAGCAGAAGCTGCAGTGTCTCAGACTGGATTTAGCTATGATGAGAACACCGGACTGTATTTTGATCACAGCACCGGCTTCTATTATGATTCT GAAAATCAACTATATTATGATCCTTCCACCGGAATTTATTACTACTGTGATGTGGAAAGTGGTCGATACCAATTTCATTCTCGAGTTGATTTGCAACCTTATCAGACTTGtggcacaaaacaaaataaggataaaaaattgaagaagaaaagaaaggatccaGATTCTTCtataacaaatgaggaaaag gatttgaattcagaagATCAAAAAGCATCCAGTGTTGAACATATAGGCTGCAGTGAGGGAGAAGATTTtgcaaatgtgaaaaagaaagccaaaatggACATTCATTACAAAAACAGTCCCACCAAATTCACTGTTCCAGTTAGTGGAAAGACTGTAGAATCTTCtcttaatgaaaacatttataattcaatgtcatttaaagatgagaaaatcatGGAGACTGATAGTGAGCCAGAAGAAGGTGAAATTACAGACTCTCAGACAGAGGACAGTTATGATGAAGACATTACCAGTGAGGACAATGTAACTGCAGAAGATACTGAGGATGAAG atgaggaaaaaattTGGCCCCCATGTATTAGAGTAATTGTTATTAGATCACCAGTGTTGGAGACAGGATCACTTTTTATCATTACAGCTGTTAATCCTGCTACAATTGGAag AGAAAAAGATATGGAGCATACTCTCCGAATCCCTGAAGTTGGTGTTAGTAAG tttcatgcagaaatttattttgaccATGACTTACAAAGTTATGTCCTTGTGGATCAAGGTAGTCAAAATGGTACAATTGTTAACGGAAAACAGATTCTTCAG cctAAAACTAAATGTGACCCTTATGTACTTGAGCATGGTGATGAAGTGAAAATTGGAGAGACTGTACTGTCCTTTCACATCCACCCTGGCAGTGATACCTGTGACGGCTGTGAACCAGGACAGGTTCGAGCTCACCTTCGTCTTGATAAGAAAGATGAATCTTTCG ttggTCCAGCACtaagtaaggaagaaaaagagttggaaaggagaaaagaattaaagaaaatacgAGTAAAATATGGTTTGCAG AATACAGACTATGAAGATGAAAAGGCATTGAagaatccaaaatataaagatagaGCTGGAAAACGTAGGGAGCAGGTTGGAAGTGAAGGAACTTTCCAAAGAGATGATGCTCCTGCATCCGTTCACTC tgaaaTTACTGATAGCAACAAAGGTCGGAAGATGTTGGAGAAGATGGgttggaagaagggagagggccTAGGGAAGGATGGTGGAGGAATGAAAATTCCG ATCCAGCTTCAGCTTCGGCGAACACATGCAGGCTTGGGGACAGGAAAACCATCCTCAATTGAAGACATTCACCTTCTCcaaaacaagagcaaaaagaACTGGGAGAAAGCACGCGAGAGGTTTGCCGAAAACTTCCCAGAAACTAAATCTCAAAAAGATGTGCCAGCGACCGTCCCTTGGGTCAAAGGGACTGTAGAATGA